The genomic stretch TGTTTTTATCGTAAGAGTTGAAAGTTGGAGCGTAAGCCATTTGTCAAAGCTAAGCGATTATCTTTAGTAATGAGAATGCCTTCGATACGCGGAGTAGCTTGAATAGTTGCCAGAGCTTGCATGACGGGAAGACCAAAGAGTCTTGTGGTCCAGATTTCACAATCAACAGACAAGTCAGAAACGATGGTAAGGCTTGCCATTTCGGTCTCGATAGGATAGCCAGTTTCTTGGTCAAAAATATGGTGATATTCTTTGTTTCCGACTTTTAGGCGACGTTCATAAATGCCTGAGGTGACGACAGATTGATTTTTGAGAGTCAAAATCCCGATATGATTGCCTCTTGGTTTTTGAGGATTTTGAATGCCAATTCGCCAGATGCCTTTATCGTTTCTTGGATTATCGCCGTAAACAAGGACATTTCCACCAAGGTTAATCATGGCAGAAGTGACTTTTTCTGATTTTAAATAATCCATGATTTTATCAGCAATATAACCTTTAGCAAGAGCACCAAGGTCGATTTTCATGCCTTTTTGGCTTAGAAAGACACTTTGTTTAGTCGCATCTAAAATGATATTTTCTGGTTTAGATAAGGCTAGCGCTTTTTGAATTTTTTGAGGACTAGGAACTCTAGCGTCGTCAAAACCAATGCGCCAGCTTTGTACCAAAGGACCAATAGCGATGTTGAGGTTACTAGGAGTTGCTAAGCTATGCTTTTTTCCAATCGCAATTAAATCAAATAAATCTGGGTGAACAGTGACAGGAGTGATGTTAGAGTTATCATTAATGACCATGAGTTCAGAGTCAGCATCGTTAGCACTGAAGCGATTCTTGTAAAGTTCTAGCAGACGACAAACTTCGGCGATGTGCTCTTTTGGGGTGTCAGAATCGATTAAGATATCAATAGTAGTTCCCATCATCTGAATACTATGGCTAAGTTGCATGCTTTTCCTCCTTAAAGTTTCTTAGTTTTAGCATAATGTTTTCTGGTCAAAAAAGCAATTTCTAAGTCAGTAAAAAAGCTTGAGACGATCGCCTCAAACTTAGTTGCTATGAAAAATTAGTTTTTCTTTTTCATTTCTCCGTGTGGGTAGTAAGTACCTTCTGGCATGTCATTGATGAAAACGTGGATTGCTTCTTTTGGAGCTTTAGCAATACGTGAAACAACTTCAGTTACTTCGCGAGCAAGCTCAACTTTTTGTTCTTGAGTACGACCTTCAAACAAATCGATTTTTACGAATGGCATAAGAGTCTCCTTTTTTATCATTTAATAGTAACATTGTAGCATATTTTGCAGGAAAATTCAGGAAATTTTTAGAAAGTTTCAAGGCTAACTTGATTTCCGTATCTTGCTAAAATAGGGTTCTTGAGACAAATTTATTTGAAGAGTTTTAAAATGTCTGACAAGCCAAAGGTTGTTTTGTGATAGACCTTGTTGTAAGCTGCTTTTTTCGGATTTTTAATCCAACCTGAACCTTTCTTCCCATATCCTGGAATGATAGCTTTTTTAGCTTGTCTTTTCCATTTAGCAGTAGTACGAGCTTTCAAGCTCTTCTTTAAACTCGGTTTTCTAAGTCCAATTTTCATAGTTTAACCTCTTTATATTAAAAAATATCATTTTCTCCTATAAGATACTTCAATCTTTTTGCTTCGTCAATATGATTCTTGGGGATTTTAATTGAAGAATTTCTGTTCAGACAACATATTTTTGTAACATAATCGTGATTCTTTTAATAAAGTGTCATCAAATTTACATGACTTGCTGTGTTATAATTTTTAGTGAGCATTAACAACTTAACAGCACAAGGAGTGGCGTTTTAGTCGCTCTTTAGTGCGTTGATTTGTTATTCAATAGTGTTGGTTACCGATATCATATTTTGTGATAAAAGCTAAAGCAAAATTTGCTTTAGCTTTTTTTGTTGGTCAAATACTTAGTCTGGTGGGGTGTAGACGTTTTTGTCTGGTTAATTTGCTTATCCTACTTGTTTATCCATGAGCGATTTTATGGTAGAATAGTAGAATATTAGTAGAAGGTAGGATTGTCACTTTTGGCTCAACTCTATTATAAATATGGAACCATGAATTCTGGTAAGACCATTGAAATTTTAAAAGTAGCCCATAACTATGAAGAACAAGGAAAACCTGTTGTCATCATGACTTCAGCACTTGATACACGTGATGGTTATGGTATTGTTTCTAGTCGTATCGGTATGCGCCGTGAAGCTATTGCAATTACTAATGAGATGGATGTTTTTGCTTACGTCAAAGCTTTACCAGAGAAACCTTATTGTGTTCTTATTGATGAATGTCAGTTTTTAACGAAAAAGCATGTCTATGAATTAGCTCGTGTGGTTGATGAACTAGAAGTCCCTGTGATGGCTTTTGGGTTAAAAAATGATTTTCAGAACGAATTATTCGAAGGTTCAAAATACCTACTGCTTTTAGCAGATAAAATTGATGAAATTAAAACCATTTGCCAGTTTTGCTCAAAAAAAGCCACAATGGTTTTGCGAACTGAAAATGGAAAACCGGTTTACGAGGGAGACCAAATTCAAATTGGTGGAAATGAAACTTACATCCCTGTTTGCCGTAAACACTATTTTAATCCCATGATTTCAACTGAAAAATAAGAAATGAATTTGTAAGAGAGAGGATAACAAACACACATGAACATTTATGATCAGCTACAAGCGGTCGAAGACCGTTATGAGGAATTAGGAGAATTACTAAGTGACCCAGATGTCGTTAGTGATACCAAACGTTTCATGGCTTTGTCAAAAGAAGAAGCAAGCACGCGTGAAACAGTAGCCGTTTACCGTGAATACAAAAAAGTTCTTCAAAACATCGAAGATGCCGAAGAAATGATTAAAGATGCTGGTGGCGATCCAGAACTTGAAGAAATGGCAAAAGAAGAACTCAAAGAATCAAAAGCAGCAAAAGAAGATTACGAAGAAAAACTTAAAATTCTTCTTTTACCAAAAGATCCAAATGATGACAAAAACATTATCTTGGAAATTCGCGGTGCTGCTGGTGGTGACGAAGCTGCTTTATTTGCTGGTGACCTTCTTCAAATGTATCAAAAATACGCTGAAAGCCAAGGCTGGAAATTTGAAGTTATGGAAGCCTCATACAATGGTGTCGGTGGTATCAAAGAAGTTGTTGTCATGGTATCAGGCCAATCTGTTTATTCTAAATTGAAATATGAATCAGGTGCTCACCGTGTGCAACGTGTCCCTGTTACAGAAAGCCAAGGTCGTGTCCACACATCTACAGCGACAGTTCTTGTCATGCCTGAAGTTGAAGAAGTAGAATACGAAATCGATCCAAAAGATTTGCGTGTAGATATTTACCACGCATCAGGTGCTGGTGGACAAAACGTCAATAAAGTTGCGACAGCCGTTCGTATGGTTCACATTCCAACTGGTATTAAAGTTGAAATGCAAGAAGAACGTACACAACAAAAGAACCGTGATAAAGCCATGAAAGTCATTCGTGCGCGTGTTGCGGACCACTTTGCTCAAATCGCTCAAGACGAACAAGATGCTGAACGTAAATCAACAGTTGGTACTGGTGACCGTTCAGAACGTATCCGTACATATAACTTCCCACAAAACCGTGTGACAGACCACCGTATTGGTTTGACATTGCAAAAACTTGATAGCATTTTGTCAGGTAAATTGGATGAAGTGATTGATGCGCTTATTCTTTTTGATCAAACTAAGAAACTAGAAGAGTTAAATAAATAATGAACTACGCTGAAACAATCAGCCAACTAGAAAAAAACTTACAAGAAATTGGAGAAGATCCAGAAAACCTCACTTACGTTTTTCGTGAGTTAAAGGGCTGGAGTCTTCTTGATTTCATCTTACATCAAAATAAAGATGTTTCTGCTCAAGATCAAGCTCTGATAGAAGACATCATGAGCCAGTTAAAAGAGCACCGTTCGCCTCAGTACATCACTGGGAAAGCTTACTTTCGTGATTTAGAACTTGCTGTTGATGAGCGTGTCTTGATTCCGCGTCCTGAGACAGAAGAGCTAGTTGATTTGGTTTTAAAGGAAAATGGCAAAGCAGATTTACGTGTTTTAGATATTGGAACGGGCAGCGGAGCTATTGCCATTTCACTTAAGTCTGCGCGACCTGACTGGCAAGTTACAGCCTCAGATATCTCGCAAGCTGCTCTGCAATTGGCTGAAGAAAACAGTAAGCTCAATCAAGTGTCGCTTGATTTTGTGGAATCAGATGTTTTTAATCAGATTTCAGGAAAATTTGATGTGATTATCTCAAACCCTCCTTACATTGCTTATGATGACGAGGATGAGGTTGGTGTTAATGTTCTTGCTTCAGAACCACATTTGGCGCTTTTTGCGGATGAAGATGGTTTTGCTATTTACCGTCAAATTATCGAAAGTGCTGGTGAGCATTTATCAGAAAATGGTAAACTTTATTTTGAAATTGGCTACAAGCAAGGAGATGGTTTGCGTGCTTTGCTTAGCAAACATTTCCCACAAAAACGTGTCCGTGTCTTAGAAGACATATTTGGTAAAGATAGAATGGTCGTGATGGATAATGGCTAATTTGGAAGAAATACTTCAAACGGGTGGTGCGGTGATTCTGCCGACAGAAACCGTCTATGGGCTTTTTGCACAAGCCATGAATGAAGAAGCAGTTGAACATGTGTATCACTTAAAACGTCGTCCTAAAGACAAAGCCATGAATCTTAATGTGGCAGATTACGAGACAATTTTAGCTTTTTCCAAAAATCAGCCAACTTATCTAAAAAAACTCTATGACGCTTTTTTACCTGGACCGTTAACCATTATTTTACAGGCAAATGACCGTGTGCCAGCTTGGATCAATTCTGGCTTATCAACAATTGGTTTTAGAATTCCAAAACACCCGCAGACTTTGGCACTTATTAAAGAGACCGGTCCTCTCATTGGACCGTCAGCCAATATTTCTGGTCAAGAAAGTGGCAAAGTTTTTGTACAAATTCAGAAGCAGTTTGGCAACTCAGTTGAAGGGCTTGCTGACGATGCTGCAATCACTGGTGTTGACTCGACAATTTTGGATTTGTCTGGTGATTTTGCACGTATTTTACGTCAGGGAGCTATTACAAAAGAAGATTTGTTGGCGCGTGTCCCTGAGTTGACGTTTGCAAAAGATTAGATTTGGAATTTATTGATACTGTTTCGGCTTTTACAATCGAGAGAAGATTGTGACTTGATCTTATCAAAAGGAGATAAGGATATGATTTTT from Streptococcus ruminicola encodes the following:
- a CDS encoding FAD:protein FMN transferase; the encoded protein is MQLSHSIQMMGTTIDILIDSDTPKEHIAEVCRLLELYKNRFSANDADSELMVINDNSNITPVTVHPDLFDLIAIGKKHSLATPSNLNIAIGPLVQSWRIGFDDARVPSPQKIQKALALSKPENIILDATKQSVFLSQKGMKIDLGALAKGYIADKIMDYLKSEKVTSAMINLGGNVLVYGDNPRNDKGIWRIGIQNPQKPRGNHIGILTLKNQSVVTSGIYERRLKVGNKEYHHIFDQETGYPIETEMASLTIVSDLSVDCEIWTTRLFGLPVMQALATIQATPRIEGILITKDNRLALTNGLRSNFQLLR
- a CDS encoding 4-oxalocrotonate tautomerase, whose protein sequence is MPFVKIDLFEGRTQEQKVELAREVTEVVSRIAKAPKEAIHVFINDMPEGTYYPHGEMKKKN
- a CDS encoding thymidine kinase, which produces MAQLYYKYGTMNSGKTIEILKVAHNYEEQGKPVVIMTSALDTRDGYGIVSSRIGMRREAIAITNEMDVFAYVKALPEKPYCVLIDECQFLTKKHVYELARVVDELEVPVMAFGLKNDFQNELFEGSKYLLLLADKIDEIKTICQFCSKKATMVLRTENGKPVYEGDQIQIGGNETYIPVCRKHYFNPMISTEK
- the prfA gene encoding peptide chain release factor 1, translating into MNIYDQLQAVEDRYEELGELLSDPDVVSDTKRFMALSKEEASTRETVAVYREYKKVLQNIEDAEEMIKDAGGDPELEEMAKEELKESKAAKEDYEEKLKILLLPKDPNDDKNIILEIRGAAGGDEAALFAGDLLQMYQKYAESQGWKFEVMEASYNGVGGIKEVVVMVSGQSVYSKLKYESGAHRVQRVPVTESQGRVHTSTATVLVMPEVEEVEYEIDPKDLRVDIYHASGAGGQNVNKVATAVRMVHIPTGIKVEMQEERTQQKNRDKAMKVIRARVADHFAQIAQDEQDAERKSTVGTGDRSERIRTYNFPQNRVTDHRIGLTLQKLDSILSGKLDEVIDALILFDQTKKLEELNK
- the prmC gene encoding peptide chain release factor N(5)-glutamine methyltransferase, yielding MNYAETISQLEKNLQEIGEDPENLTYVFRELKGWSLLDFILHQNKDVSAQDQALIEDIMSQLKEHRSPQYITGKAYFRDLELAVDERVLIPRPETEELVDLVLKENGKADLRVLDIGTGSGAIAISLKSARPDWQVTASDISQAALQLAEENSKLNQVSLDFVESDVFNQISGKFDVIISNPPYIAYDDEDEVGVNVLASEPHLALFADEDGFAIYRQIIESAGEHLSENGKLYFEIGYKQGDGLRALLSKHFPQKRVRVLEDIFGKDRMVVMDNG
- a CDS encoding L-threonylcarbamoyladenylate synthase codes for the protein MANLEEILQTGGAVILPTETVYGLFAQAMNEEAVEHVYHLKRRPKDKAMNLNVADYETILAFSKNQPTYLKKLYDAFLPGPLTIILQANDRVPAWINSGLSTIGFRIPKHPQTLALIKETGPLIGPSANISGQESGKVFVQIQKQFGNSVEGLADDAAITGVDSTILDLSGDFARILRQGAITKEDLLARVPELTFAKD